The genomic segment CGGTGCCCAGGGTCATCTCGGCGATCAGCCGGATGGTCTCCTTGCGGTAGCGGGTGAGCGCATTCGGGATGTAGCGCATGGTCTGGCCGTAGAACAGCGCTTGTTCGCCGAATGTGTCGACCGCCCTTGGCAGACCGCGGAAGAACCGCCGGACCCGAAGTGTCGCGTCGTAACTCACTTGGCCAGCACCCGGACACCGATCGCCGTGGTGACGACATTGATGACGAAAAGACAGATGAATGCGTAGACGACGGTTTCGTTCACCGCGACCCCGACGCCCTTCGGGCCGCCCTTGACCGTCAGGCCCCGATAGCAGCCGACAAGCCCGGCCATCACACCGAACAGCAGCGCCTTGATTTCGGCCAGGATGAGTTCGGGCAGACCGGTCAGCACGGTCAGCCCGTTGATGAAGGCGCCCGGGTTGACGCCCTGCAGCAGGACGGAGAACACGTAGCCGCCGGAAATGCCGATGGCACAGACCAAGCCGTTGAGCAGGAGCGCCACGAACGTCGAGGCCAGCACGCGGGGAACGACAAGCCGGTGGATCGGGTCGATGCCCAGCACGCGCAT from the Mycolicibacterium crocinum genome contains:
- a CDS encoding MlaE family ABC transporter permease yields the protein MSRETLAATFRRPFQFREFLDQTWMIARVSLIPTLLVAIPFTVLVAFTLNILLREIGAADLSGAGTAFGTITQLGPVVTVLVVAGAGATAICADLGARTIREEIDAMRVLGIDPIHRLVVPRVLASTFVALLLNGLVCAIGISGGYVFSVLLQGVNPGAFINGLTVLTGLPELILAEIKALLFGVMAGLVGCYRGLTVKGGPKGVGVAVNETVVYAFICLFVINVVTTAIGVRVLAK